Within Topomyia yanbarensis strain Yona2022 chromosome 2, ASM3024719v1, whole genome shotgun sequence, the genomic segment TTCTCTTCCCGGAGTACGATCCAACTACGTGGGCACTGAcactgtacggcgaagaagaaggagcaaacacggatGATCGACAAGTGACTAGCGATGAGCAAGTCACTTGTCGATCAGCAATATgtttccggaagtacctgcatcgttTTGTACAtccttcgtcacccctttgcccggagtttGTGAACGTGCAAGGGACACCGGAATACGTGATCTTTGAATGCCCttggttcgaagaagttcgtaggggtatactgGTGTGATAGTTGACAATAATgttgaagagatgtgccacgacgagcatacctgggacgctatcaacagagtggttacgagtatactcgccgagttgcagaggaagtggcgaaggaaccaacaaagtagcgccattagCTAGAACATCgtcgtgaaaccacaaatcgggtttcagaAGAAATTCCGCCAACGGGaaactctccgtcggtgtagacCAGGTCCACCGCCTGGGACCAGTTGGGCAATGACTCAAAGGAAACAGGTttcggtgtcgggagaaatttctccgtcggggaactttcAGTTAGAGTAAGGTGAGtgcaccgccgaggactatccGAGTAAATCGTGATAAGGTTGGGGCGTAGCTTTATCGAAATTCTGGACTTTTATTCAATATGTTTGAAATGTTAATGTGTATGGAAAATAGCCAGAATAAATTTGGCAGCGCTGTTTTTCATCCTGTTTGTAAATATTATGAACGCACTAGACAAGCAATGGTGCTTTCCTGTTCGATTATGATGACCAGGTTGCATGTACTATTACTGATTCGCTAAGCTTTTTGTTACGTATGATTACGTTATTGCGACTTTGAAAACGGAGTTGTTTTATCAATAGTATTGGTTTAATTGTGTAGGGTGTTTTATTCTCGAAACAAACGTATTTTGCGAACAGTTTACCAGTTAAAACCTCTCTACGATAGTGAGGTAATGACACTGCAACTTAGAACAGATTGTTGATGAATAATGTCTTTTAAAACAATGTTGATTGTATTGTTCAAGACAGTCAATCACACTGCTGTTTCGCTTGCGCACACCTATTGAACATTATCACCGTCCGGTGTGTATCTATGAAAATCTTCCTCTATACACCCCTCCGGCTAACATATATGTTAGCCTTTGTACACCTCAACTAATTCCATCTAGTTACCATGAATAAATTAGGGCGAACCGTCAAAATCGGCCTGCATTTTCGACTACCTCCATCATGTCGAACAAGTTCAGGTTAGTTATATCATCGTTACCGCTACATTTGATCACAAACGATGATATCCTTTTCAAAAATGGTTCTACAGAGCTCCCACTAGGCGTATATCCTCGCAGCTACTTCCTCGAGCTCCAAGAGCACCTACCCAAGAGTCTAAAATCCTACCACCAGGCACAGGAAAGAAAATTCCTAAACCGAAAGTTTGTTCCACACCGAAGCCATCCACTGTCACAATAGCGAAATCGGGTATTGCTGATCGTTTCCCTTCAATACCGGGACCTTTCTCGAGCTCTAAACAGCGCTTGAACACTGAAGATGTCCCCGTTGTTACATCGGAAGGAGAGGGTCTGAATGACACTTTGAAGGCCAATTCCGAGTTATGTGTAGCTAAGGTGCCGTCATTGATTGAGCTTTCCTCACAGCAATACAAAAGGTAAAAGCTAGCTTACAAACCGCTTCCGTTGTCAGTTATTAATTGGCTTTATTCCAGATCACTCCTTCATAGTTTGAGAAAAGTCGACTATTCTGAGACTTcattagacaccagcgaaaaaACCCTCGTCGAATTTCCCACTCCGACAGTTTCTGACTTAATCAACGACGATGAGTATATTGGTTGTGCAAACTGCAGTACAGTGATTCTTCCTAAATGCAGTTTTATGAAGATAAACGACGGTACTAATCACACTGTTAGTGAACCGAAAAAAGTTAGCTGGTGTGCGGTCGCATTGATTACGTTGATGTTCGCTATGGTAGCGACACTGTGCTTCGTGACCATTTTCGTTAACTTTGAAAAGTTAAAAGTGCTTTGGCAAGAACCACCTGTGTTTGAAGAGAGAATCGAAGATGAAGTGCGAGAGATAGTCGCGAAACCGGTGCTTTGGTTTCAGAAAGTCTGGGACAATACGAAAAGTTTTGTCACTGTCGAGTGTTTGGATCTTTTAGTGTTTCAAGCTATAATGGTCGTGCGGAATGTTGTGAATGGTGATTATGTAGACGAATAGAAATTGGATAAGAATatgtttcaataatttatcttCCGAGTGAAAGAAAAAAGATTTCGTGAATTGCTTAGAATGAAAGTTTCATCTGTTTCCAAACTCTAATTAGTCCGGTCCGAAAAATTTACTTATGGTTTTTTTTCACTCGATAATGTGACGATATAGCCGCAGGCCCGGTATAAGCTGAAGTAAGAAAGACGGTAGGAAAGCTCCCACGTTGTTTTACGATTGTGTAAATTGCCTTCCGGCAATGAGTTATCCGGAAAAGTTTGCTAATTAAAATTGGATTTTCTTTCATCCGGAGGGTTTTCGATTATCGCTATTGTCACGGTACGCACTGATTACTTGAGGTTTTACTTGATGGAAATAGGTATATTTGAGTTTGTCTTTTAAACATTTCACCTATATGGCACATTTCAGTACGAGAAGTCAGTTTGTTTCGCAATAAAGAAGAGACAAAAATAGTGTTAACATTGAACCCTTTGAACTAGCTTTTTATAGTATTTTAATTTCCAACTCGTACTATTGTTTGTTGAAGTGGTTTTCATATTGTTTTCTACTTCATTTTTTGTTGTATAAGGTCTATTAAAAACTCgttcagtcagtcagtcataAATAAAATTACCATTCATGTTTGCATCGAGCAAACAGGATGAAGATTTATCAAATTTAATTATACTGGCATACATTCCAGTTTCATCTCTAACAGCATGTTGCATAAATCCAAAAAGAACCATCATTTAACTTGTCCAGCTTTATTAAATAACGGAAGTAGTAAGCTTACGAACCGTGCCGTAAATGCTTGCATAAAAAACGGGTCGCGTGgacaagaagaaaaaaattgaaacgagTGGCTGTAATTATCTCCACCACCCTCTGCTTCTTGGCTACGAAAATTCTCGATCCGGTGAAGCCTCTACAGCAGCCACCGTTCTTCGGAAAAACTGGAACGGAGATCTTGTTTTCAGAGTAGTTCCGGTAATTTTGTAGGTTCCATCGAAGACAACTCAAACCTGCGGATTCGTGGATGACGGCTCCGAAAGCACGCAGATGAGCTCGGATTTAAAGGGTCTTAAAACACACTGCTTAAAGTAGTCCGTCTACTACGAAGACGGAAGACTGATCACAAAACGTTAGTCTTAGTCTTCGAATTTCCAGTGTTACGGAGTTACAGCAGATATATAATCACCTCTTGGGACTACCGATTGAGTTGTATCATGAGGCCAGCTCGCGAATCCTCAACAGCTTGGATAATGATAGTCTCGGATATGCAATTAAGAGTCGTACAGGACAGTCGAATAAGCCGATTGCAGTTTAAACACGTCTCCTCTGGATTGTTTTTGGTGGTTGTGTGGAAGAAAAGATTGCTGCGCACTACGTAAACTATCATACACTGCAGGTTGGCCAGTGTAAGCACGAGAAAGGTTAGGATCTTCACGAACTCGTCAACGGATACTTTGCTCTTGACGGCTTAGGTATTTCTAGGCAAAGCAAACTGCGGCTGTTACACGAGGAGCAGTGAGCGCAGTCAAGGCAGGAATCACTCACGCGACCCGTACACAGCCACTTCCAATCCGGTCTTCTGTAGAAGTAGGATACCGTTCGACTTCTAGATAGCGTAGCGATGGCACTGCGTAGATGGGAATGTCTAGATAATCGCATGAAGAAGGACCTATTTCTGACGGGGGAGCTGAACACCTTAAGTTAACGGTGGAAGTGTTGGAAGCAGACCGTCCTCGAGCTTGGTACCTTTCTATATTTCCGATTGTCAACTCGATCAAGCCGAATAAAACAAGGCTAGTTTGGGCAGAGCCGTAGGATGGTCTTCTTCAGTTTTGCGTCCCTTTGGTGTTTGCTTTAGTTTCCTTTTTCCAGTTTGACTTTCGAACAacaattatattaattatatcaagattatatcttctggctttttttttaaatcattttgttaCGGTTTAGTCAAGCCttgataagctcagaattgtgaaagttttttgtttattttattcgtttacaGTACAATTTATCAAATTATAGGAACAAACCAAAATTCGGTAAATATATTTGCAAAGGCGATTTGattataaattaaaattatgccaGCATACTACCTAAAAGGTATAAAAACCATAGTTTTTGGATACATATGATAGTTCTTACTGAGCtaggaaaaatttctttaaCCACATCGGTATGgtaaatacattttttataatcaCGCTCAAAAGATCCCCAAACGAAGTATTGAGAAAGTGCTCGTTTAGATGCGTTTTTTCAGCACTATAAGTACTACCAGCTTCCATTGAAGTCGCTAGTCGTGCGAATCTCGCCCATTCCATTCTAAACATTGTATCTCCTAGAATGTATGGGACTCAGCACTCAAATTTTATGTACATAATGTTTGAAGATCGTTCATCCAAAACCGTTTTATCACCGCTCTGGATTTTATTCTTCAAAATTACCTGAAATCTTCTTTGATGATTGAAAAATGCGGATTGACAATTTTCTTTAAAGTTAGTAATACTTCTCAAAAGCTTGTGGGACAAGCCGTACCTAAAGCTTGAAGAGGTTTCTTGATATTCGTCAACTTTCTAATTTTGtaagtttttctcgaaatgctTCTTTGAAGTTATACAAAATTTGCAGACTTCCCTCATGTTTAAGATTTTTCATAAATGCTTAGAATATTGTTGAAACTTCGCGAACTTTCCAGAGATTCTTTAGATTTTACGTAATATCGTAGGATTTTCTTGAAGTTTAGTACAGCTTGACTGAATCACCGATAGCCTTTAACAAAATCTACTGAAACAGTAATAATATTTCTGAATGTTCAGTTCGCAGAATTTCCCGAGGTTGGTAAAATTGGAAATTGATAGTATAGAATGTCTCTAAAGTCTGATATATTTCCTAAATTCCATACGAAGATCATCCTTCAAGCCAGTTTGACAAAAAACAAACTATAACTAACCCGAGTGTCGTACAAATTATCTGAAGTTTTAAGTATTTCCTTGTATGTTAGCACTCTCCCGAAATATAAGACTTTTCTAAAGTTTGTAGGGCGTCCCTCAAACTTGCGgatttttttatacttgttAGATTTCGATGAATTTGGGATTTacttaaagtttgaaataatttaCTTTACATAACTACTCCAAGTAGTACACTACTTCTCTAAAGTATGCAGAAACCCATAGAGCTTACATAAAATTTGTCCAATTTAGTTGAAGTTAACAAaatcaatcgaaaaaaaattgatggtaggtatacgtactatcgaggtatgcCTGCATAAGCGTTTtaatactttttttttcttcttagtTTCAATTTTAGGTAACCCATCTTTTTTAAATCCTTTCCTTTCTATTACatggatatttttcaatattctccCATTTttccttttgcctttctcatatagaaaggttatgcaatcactctgaaaaacgtcaacctaatcccggccaaatttttttcgactcgcataaggtttctagattttaacaggggcgtagttgatggtttacggagaggggttacacccccccccctctactgttcactcctctcctttaaaaatctccttaaatcagccctcagaccaccaccccatccagccctcatacccctccctttcaaccccatcatctttaaaccaccactatatcacaaagcataccaatttaagctggggagtcgttcgttcatgggactttagTCCTCCCCACATACCCACCcctgcatgacaaaatgagttagcaagcagataacattgatctaatgctgattaggctaatggagtatgatatttttttgtttcaagtgtttcaccgtcgacacgtagctcatcaagttcgtggctggcatgccattgtgtataagtgcaaagtgtactaagaatgtaatggacatttccacaagtatgttgaacataaaaagcctccgtaccatagtttagagaaatgagaaaggcacaattgcaccgctaggtggattaaaacaggttttttgttaTGTTTCCTTTAGAATTTTTCTTTTCCACCAtgcaattttgaatttcatgttttttattttgttcatttcttatttgaaaatttttcccataattttattttcatcttttcacgtTTTATGcatgttttcttttttctagttcataaaatttaaattttttccacTTTTACTTTATTTGTTATTTAATCCATTCGTATGTTTGGAAATttctacttttttttcttttttgtacaatttctatttttccgattttttgTAGCATTTCCATTTTTACCcatttaaaccattttgattttacatGTTCCCTATAATTTCACTTTTGACGGTGTTTGAGCTATTTTCACTTGCTCCTGTGTTCTATTTTTGCCtgtctcatataaagaaaggctatgcaatcactgtaaaaatcgattttttaccgaggaccggagggccgagtgtcacaccccattcgattcagttcgtcgagatcggcaaatgtctgtgtgtgtgtatgtgtgtgtatgtgtgtgtgtcatttaaactcacacaattttctcagagatggctgaaccgattttcgcaaacttagtttcatctgaaaggtataacgctcccataagctgctattgaatttttagttgatctcacttccggttccggagttacgggttgaagagtgcggtcacacagcaaattcccatataaactggtaccaccatgatgttcaaataatgtaaaacatattaaaattgatgtaacattactctagtttgcgggtctggatcactaatgatcagtcAAAGCAGTTTTGagcacattggccacctatgacggatcatgacgcccccagggaactcgccaagttcctgagctaatatcacacccattccccaacaaattctctaccgatttttacaaacttgatttcaaatgaaagatacagtaataattgactgctgctgaatttcattcggttctgactcttgcttccggagttacaggggtgttagtaaggatacactggaatttcccatataaatcggtacaatcgtagtacctcagaggctaaaaactattgaaatggtcaccaaattacttctaatcgcagatctagatcactgattgccaatcaaacattctttgaatatattctccactatcgacgattccggaagtccggaattccgggcatattccacaattaaagtcacatcgcttcttcggtgatgactgaaccgattttctcaaaccaagtctcaaatggaaggcaaaatatgcagttgagtattgcgtcgccgcacctccccccttgcccttacacctcaatccttcatcactcccctccccttggaccaccatcacgcccgcatttccttcatccaccccgtataccgaaataagatgaaggatttctgacgcatcctccactcccactctactaattTCTATTACTCCGTTGCACTTATTCAACTTCAAATtagttcaatttaaaaaaatggtgcTTTTTAGATTTTCCAtagttgttttgtttttatctaTTCTTTTCTcagtttttccagtttttattttttccaattttgtaTATTGTTACCAATTTTCCTATGTCAAACATTGCGTATTGCTGTTATTTCTACGTCGAATTCAGTagatccattttatttatttgtttacttttttgtagCTCAAatcaaagctacatttttagctattttttgttatattcaTTTTTCTTCCTTCTGCCTATTTTCCTGTTTTCATGctcatgatattttttt encodes:
- the LOC131679326 gene encoding uncharacterized protein LOC131679326, whose product is MSNKFRAPTRRISSQLLPRAPRAPTQESKILPPGTGKKIPKPKVCSTPKPSTVTIAKSGIADRFPSIPGPFSSSKQRLNTEDVPVVTSEGEGLNDTLKANSELCVAKVPSLIELSSQQYKRSLLHSLRKVDYSETSLDTSEKTLVEFPTPTVSDLINDDEYIGCANCSTVILPKCSFMKINDGTNHTVSEPKKVSWCAVALITLMFAMVATLCFVTIFVNFEKLKVLWQEPPVFEERIEDEVREIVAKPVLWFQKVWDNTKSFVTVECLDLLVFQAIMVVRNVVNGDYVDE